In Paenibacillus sp. 1781tsa1, one DNA window encodes the following:
- a CDS encoding alpha-L-fucosidase encodes MQKWFEEAKLGIFIHYGIYAVDGVAESWSFYNGRMSYDEYMKQLDGFTASEFNAEKWADLIEKSGARYAVLTTKHHDGVALWDTQYSDLSVVKQTPANRDIVREYAEEIREKGIHLGMYFSLIDWSHPDYPSVYEGGKIPEDLSSVNRYSSPVDGVQDQEKWQKFLQFNNHQLGEILTNYGKVDLLWFDGDWERSAQQWDLPEFKHYLYSFNPDIIINSRLQGYGDYKTPEQGIPITRPEGPWEFCTTINTSWGYVPTDHKYKSLNQIIRMFCDCISMGGNMLLDIGPREDGSIDQRQEDILLGLGSWIRTHEEAVFGTGEGIMSRYYLGGSTVSEDRKTLYLFVYDDPKENVCIKGLCNQIKKITVLHSGKELHHEIHGGVPWFNIPGTTWIKMTPEDTHEQVTVLKLEFDEELEMYGGAGAVVTHN; translated from the coding sequence ATGCAAAAATGGTTTGAAGAAGCCAAGCTGGGGATATTCATCCACTATGGTATCTATGCGGTAGACGGGGTTGCGGAGTCTTGGTCCTTCTATAATGGCAGGATGTCCTACGACGAATATATGAAACAGTTGGATGGGTTTACGGCATCGGAATTCAACGCGGAGAAGTGGGCGGACTTGATTGAGAAGTCTGGTGCCCGGTATGCCGTATTAACAACGAAGCATCATGATGGCGTTGCGTTATGGGATACGCAATATAGTGACCTCAGTGTAGTCAAACAGACACCAGCGAATCGGGACATCGTGAGGGAGTATGCGGAAGAAATCCGTGAGAAGGGGATTCATCTGGGGATGTATTTCTCGCTCATTGATTGGTCACATCCCGATTATCCTAGTGTATATGAAGGTGGGAAAATACCGGAAGATCTCAGCAGTGTCAACCGGTATTCAAGTCCTGTGGACGGTGTTCAAGATCAGGAAAAGTGGCAGAAGTTCTTGCAATTCAATAACCATCAACTGGGAGAGATTTTAACGAATTACGGAAAGGTGGATCTGCTATGGTTTGATGGGGATTGGGAACGGAGTGCCCAGCAGTGGGATCTACCGGAGTTCAAGCATTACCTGTACTCCTTCAACCCGGATATCATCATTAACTCCCGCCTTCAAGGGTATGGGGATTACAAAACGCCTGAGCAGGGCATTCCGATTACAAGACCGGAGGGACCCTGGGAATTCTGTACCACGATCAACACATCTTGGGGTTATGTGCCAACCGATCATAAGTATAAATCCCTGAATCAGATTATTCGGATGTTCTGTGATTGTATTTCGATGGGCGGTAATATGTTGCTGGATATCGGTCCGCGTGAAGATGGCAGCATCGATCAGAGGCAGGAGGATATTCTGCTTGGGCTGGGATCTTGGATCCGAACCCATGAAGAGGCTGTCTTCGGAACGGGTGAAGGTATTATGTCCCGCTATTACCTGGGGGGCAGCACTGTATCTGAGGATCGAAAGACACTGTATCTGTTTGTGTATGATGATCCAAAAGAGAATGTGTGCATCAAAGGTCTCTGCAATCAGATCAAGAAGATTACTGTGCTGCATTCAGGCAAAGAGCTTCATCATGAGATTCATGGAGGCGTGCCATGGTTCAATATCCCGGGAACAACGTGGATCAAGATGACCCCGGAAGACACACATGAACAGGTGACCGTTCTTAAGCTCGAATTCGATGAGGAGCTGGAAATGTACGGCGGCGCTGGAGCCGTTGTCACCCATAACTAA
- a CDS encoding carbohydrate-binding family 9-like protein, which yields MNRSGVPEPKIEYAPKHYICKRAQEPLVLDGRVDKAFWNGALWTEDFVDIEGDLRPKPEKQTRVKMLWDDDYFYFAAELMEDQIWATLTERDSVIFYDNDFEIFIDPDGDSHQYYEFEINALNTVWDLLLVKPYRDGGPPVNGWDISGLKTAVYIDGELNRPGADNQKWSVEVAIPWNSLKECAEENRSPAPGEFWRVNFSRVEWQTEVQGGEYRKVLNPETGKPYPEDNWVWSPMGIINMHYPELWGYVVFQDDGTDQSFELPEDERIKWELRKLYYRERNYYEKHGEFTQDVKLLMGEESWSCEPVIETTRSLFQITAPSSDSTALICIREDGKLWKE from the coding sequence ATGAACAGAAGTGGAGTGCCAGAGCCCAAGATTGAGTATGCTCCCAAACATTATATATGCAAGCGTGCGCAGGAACCGTTGGTGTTAGACGGTCGTGTGGATAAGGCATTTTGGAATGGGGCTCTTTGGACGGAGGATTTCGTTGATATCGAAGGTGATCTTCGTCCGAAGCCAGAGAAACAGACACGGGTAAAAATGCTGTGGGATGACGACTATTTCTACTTTGCTGCCGAGCTGATGGAAGATCAGATATGGGCTACCTTGACTGAGCGTGATTCCGTTATTTTTTATGATAATGACTTCGAGATTTTTATCGATCCTGACGGGGATTCCCATCAATATTATGAGTTCGAGATCAATGCGCTCAATACGGTATGGGACCTGTTATTAGTGAAGCCTTATCGGGATGGTGGGCCTCCGGTTAACGGTTGGGATATCAGCGGTCTCAAGACGGCCGTATATATCGATGGAGAACTGAACAGACCTGGGGCTGATAACCAGAAATGGAGCGTGGAAGTCGCGATTCCCTGGAACAGTCTAAAGGAATGTGCCGAAGAAAACCGTTCACCTGCACCAGGTGAGTTCTGGCGTGTCAACTTCTCACGTGTGGAGTGGCAGACCGAGGTACAGGGCGGTGAGTACCGTAAGGTGCTGAATCCGGAGACCGGAAAACCTTATCCGGAGGACAACTGGGTTTGGTCACCTATGGGCATCATCAACATGCATTACCCGGAGTTATGGGGTTATGTTGTATTTCAGGATGACGGAACGGATCAGTCGTTTGAGTTGCCGGAAGACGAACGAATCAAATGGGAGCTTCGCAAGCTTTATTACCGTGAACGTAATTATTATGAAAAGCATGGTGAATTTACCCAAGATGTGAAGCTGCTTATGGGTGAGGAATCGTGGAGCTGTGAGCCTGTTATTGAAACGACTCGCAGCCTGTTCCAGATTACTGCGCCGTCTTCGGACAGCACGGCCTTGATCTGCATTCGGGAAGACGGAAAGCTGTGGAAGGAGTGA
- a CDS encoding transglutaminase domain-containing protein, translating into MTSQTLVFSLDAQSLERIEQKFQEKVRFAEAHKSELFDIFQQELTQEETWALKYVYAYMPVNDMADYNGDLFLNHVRRALDTRIRVPWRDRVPDHLFLHFVLPYRINTENIEDFRGLIYDELAERTAKLSMADAILETNYWCHEKATYIGSDLRTISPLTMIRNARGRCGEESTLAVAALRSIGIPARQVYTPRWAHCDSNHAWVEAWADGQWYYIGACEPEARLNQGWFSPPARRAMLINTRIYADYPGPEDITLSEKGFTEINLLENYAPTRTIRVKVNNEQGEPVPGASVRFELYNAAEFYPIAEVRTDAQGEATLKTGYGDLLIRAVRGGKWSEILIKAQGNDHVELVLDSSEQPAGSVDFDMVPPPEGEGESAVALSEEQIQIHNRRLEEGAQTRSEYEDTFLRQEEAVSLSHSLGLPQMRVWDILQKARGNSREIAAFLEECSNPYGEWPLRLLESLNEKDLIDTARQTLRDHLIGALSQQESWAEDTFVRYILCPRISYEMLVPYRSVFQNAFSADEAAAFRENPSTLVRMLEQQYEYYDDLPNLKGKGNPIGTFSLMKGDAQSLDILFVAVCRSLGIPARLHPSAQKPQYLSDRGWEDAVFSLASPQTLKSTSWGKLQLHRDIKAPQDTPEASYFENFSFARLEDGVYKTLIYPYGSTDVYSEPYEVEVGAYRLTTGIRLKDGTVNVRFVYFTVNARDTTEVVLTYRETEVDIPVLGKLAPGSILTRLNGSEVELEELLGSEGAIAAWIEPEREPTKHLIRELCELAEPLDKLGIPIVLMIGDAEWNAYFDPAGYPKLPVRTVFVRDSSYASLSGFISKPANHEAGYPHLFVLDNQLQIRYSASGYKIGTGKEALQVAAAITQSSNGSE; encoded by the coding sequence ATGACCAGTCAAACCTTGGTATTTTCCCTTGATGCACAGTCATTGGAGAGGATCGAGCAGAAGTTCCAAGAGAAGGTACGTTTTGCAGAGGCCCACAAATCGGAGTTGTTTGATATTTTTCAGCAGGAGCTAACGCAAGAAGAGACATGGGCATTGAAATATGTCTATGCCTATATGCCGGTAAACGACATGGCTGATTATAACGGGGATCTGTTCTTGAACCATGTACGGCGGGCTTTAGACACCCGCATACGTGTGCCTTGGAGAGATCGCGTTCCGGATCATCTGTTCCTTCATTTTGTGTTGCCCTATCGGATAAATACGGAGAATATTGAAGATTTCCGAGGTTTGATCTATGACGAATTAGCTGAGCGGACAGCGAAGTTATCCATGGCAGATGCCATTCTGGAGACGAATTACTGGTGTCATGAGAAAGCGACCTATATTGGCAGTGATCTGCGTACGATATCACCGCTGACGATGATCCGGAATGCTCGGGGTCGATGCGGCGAGGAATCCACGCTGGCGGTGGCTGCTCTTCGCAGCATCGGCATCCCTGCCCGTCAGGTGTACACACCGCGCTGGGCTCACTGTGACAGTAATCATGCTTGGGTAGAAGCTTGGGCAGATGGTCAATGGTATTACATCGGGGCATGCGAGCCGGAAGCCCGTCTGAATCAAGGATGGTTCAGCCCGCCAGCCCGCAGGGCCATGCTCATTAATACGAGAATCTATGCCGACTATCCCGGACCGGAGGATATAACGCTCTCCGAAAAGGGATTTACTGAAATTAATCTGCTTGAGAACTATGCACCGACACGCACCATTCGTGTGAAAGTGAACAATGAGCAGGGAGAGCCCGTACCCGGTGCCAGTGTTCGCTTCGAGCTGTATAATGCGGCGGAATTCTATCCGATTGCCGAAGTGAGGACGGACGCACAAGGGGAAGCGACCTTAAAGACAGGCTATGGCGACCTGTTGATTCGTGCGGTCAGAGGGGGCAAGTGGAGTGAGATCCTAATCAAGGCTCAGGGAAACGACCATGTAGAGCTTGTGCTGGATTCGTCAGAGCAGCCGGCAGGGAGCGTGGACTTTGATATGGTCCCTCCGCCAGAAGGGGAAGGAGAGAGCGCGGTTGCGTTATCGGAAGAGCAGATTCAGATTCATAATCGTCGTCTGGAGGAAGGAGCACAGACCCGAAGCGAGTATGAGGATACTTTTTTGAGGCAAGAGGAGGCTGTCTCACTGTCTCACTCGCTTGGCCTGCCCCAGATGCGTGTATGGGATATTCTCCAGAAGGCACGAGGGAACAGTCGTGAAATTGCAGCTTTCCTAGAGGAATGCTCCAATCCATACGGTGAGTGGCCGCTCCGGTTACTGGAATCGTTGAATGAAAAAGATTTAATTGATACCGCTCGCCAGACGCTGCGCGATCATCTGATTGGTGCGCTCTCGCAGCAAGAATCTTGGGCGGAAGATACGTTCGTGAGATACATCCTCTGTCCGCGGATCTCCTATGAGATGTTGGTCCCTTATCGAAGTGTATTCCAGAATGCATTTTCGGCAGATGAGGCAGCAGCGTTCAGGGAGAATCCCTCGACACTTGTCCGAATGCTGGAACAGCAATATGAATACTATGACGATCTTCCTAATCTAAAAGGCAAAGGGAATCCAATTGGAACGTTTAGTCTAATGAAGGGAGACGCTCAGTCGCTGGATATTTTGTTTGTGGCTGTATGTCGCAGTCTGGGTATTCCGGCCCGATTACATCCGAGCGCTCAGAAACCACAGTATTTAAGTGACAGAGGATGGGAGGATGCAGTGTTTAGTCTCGCCTCACCTCAAACTCTGAAGAGCACAAGCTGGGGAAAGCTCCAACTTCATAGGGATATAAAAGCTCCGCAGGATACACCTGAAGCATCTTATTTCGAAAATTTCTCGTTTGCCCGTCTGGAGGATGGCGTCTACAAGACATTGATATATCCTTATGGCAGTACGGATGTCTATAGTGAGCCATATGAGGTTGAGGTAGGAGCTTATCGCTTAACGACAGGCATTCGTCTGAAAGATGGGACGGTAAACGTACGCTTCGTATACTTTACCGTGAACGCCAGAGATACAACTGAGGTTGTATTAACTTATCGCGAGACTGAGGTTGATATTCCAGTACTGGGTAAACTTGCACCAGGAAGTATACTGACCCGTCTGAATGGTTCAGAGGTGGAACTGGAAGAACTTCTGGGATCGGAGGGCGCCATTGCTGCATGGATTGAACCTGAGCGTGAACCAACGAAACATCTGATTCGTGAACTGTGCGAGCTGGCAGAGCCGCTGGATAAGCTGGGCATACCCATCGTACTCATGATCGGAGATGCAGAATGGAACGCTTATTTTGACCCTGCTGGTTATCCAAAGCTGCCTGTACGCACGGTTTTTGTACGAGATTCCAGTTATGCTTCCTTGTCTGGCTTCATTTCGAAACCTGCAAATCACGAAGCAGGCTACCCGCATCTGTTTGTACTGGATAACCAGCTTCAGATTCGTTACTCGGCTTCCGGGTACAAGATCGGTACAGGGAAGGAAGCCCTGCAGGTTGCTGCAGCGATAACACAATCATCGAATGGATCGGAGTGA
- a CDS encoding glycoside hydrolase family 18 protein: protein MRKYIVAGYAVDSVLPDMTHEDLLKLTHLNVAFGHVKNDAITTEHLKNGHVIENIKREHPHLTVLLSVGGWSAGGFSEASSTQAGRDSMAASAVRVLEEYAFDGIDLDWEYPCYGEAGIASSPDDKRNFTLLLMTMREVLSAKGEADGRHYLLTIAAGADQYYVDGTEMAEVQQYLDYVQLMTYDMRGGFQVLTGHHTNLYTPTGDLFRISTDASVNLFVRAGVPKEKIVIGAAFYSRIWTEVPDRNHGLHQMAGSTGGYGPSFAELEANYINKNGYTRYWDEEACAPFLFNGSSLISYDDEESIQCKCAYVKEQGLAGIMFWEYSCDPTHRLLDALHQGLKDLSAGKIG, encoded by the coding sequence GTGAGGAAATATATAGTTGCCGGTTATGCCGTTGATTCAGTTCTTCCTGACATGACACATGAGGATCTGTTGAAGTTAACACATCTGAACGTAGCCTTCGGTCATGTCAAGAATGATGCAATAACAACCGAGCATCTAAAAAACGGTCACGTTATCGAGAACATCAAGCGGGAGCATCCGCATCTTACAGTGCTGCTGTCTGTAGGCGGATGGAGCGCTGGCGGTTTTTCCGAAGCCTCCTCAACCCAGGCGGGGAGGGACAGCATGGCTGCATCGGCGGTTAGGGTGCTGGAGGAATATGCTTTTGACGGGATCGATCTGGACTGGGAATATCCTTGTTACGGTGAAGCTGGTATCGCATCCAGTCCTGATGATAAACGGAATTTCACCTTACTTCTCATGACGATGCGGGAGGTACTGAGTGCCAAGGGAGAAGCGGATGGCCGTCATTATCTGCTCACCATTGCGGCAGGGGCTGATCAATACTATGTAGACGGTACAGAGATGGCTGAGGTGCAGCAGTATCTGGACTACGTGCAGTTGATGACCTATGATATGCGCGGCGGTTTTCAGGTTCTAACGGGGCATCATACGAACCTGTACACGCCAACAGGAGATCTGTTTCGAATCAGTACGGATGCTTCCGTGAACCTGTTTGTTCGCGCTGGTGTCCCGAAGGAGAAGATTGTGATCGGAGCTGCGTTCTATTCCCGGATCTGGACTGAGGTTCCTGACCGAAACCACGGACTCCATCAAATGGCTGGCAGTACAGGCGGCTACGGTCCGTCATTTGCCGAACTGGAAGCGAACTACATCAACAAGAATGGTTACACCCGTTATTGGGATGAGGAAGCCTGCGCACCGTTTCTGTTTAATGGGTCCAGCCTCATATCGTATGATGATGAAGAATCGATCCAATGCAAATGTGCTTACGTAAAGGAGCAAGGTCTGGCCGGCATCATGTTCTGGGAGTACAGCTGTGATCCGACGCATCGTTTGCTTGATGCACTGCATCAAGGCCTGAAGGATCTTTCGGCTGGGAAAATCGGATAA
- a CDS encoding helix-turn-helix domain-containing protein has product MKWNHFKSKLLLKYTLSYISIFLIPLVILTIIIYHNAVNTLRSEIEQTNVNQLTQAKTVIDDRMKELQDIAFRIAYDEQLTRYWTHHPYYSRESIGALVKYKATSSIIDELFLFFRGDDNIYSSQGSENLNVFTGRYKFNTWNQADMIRDLNNVPFPTIRPAEQVVQGTRIPNSMLAYLVPIAPNNTPAHGTVMYLIHESNLTGLIDSILSDYHGMTYIFDNYGQVLAANYKGEIISEQEVNALFALEPGTHSISLNQEPHSVVSVKSDAGWTYVTAMPSNQFFSRIVHIRTFIILVFSFVVTMGTILAIMLARRQYHPISDLMEFIRLKNDPDTSSTTNELEWIKKTLHDYSQRVDLQEPYARNHILLMLLKHGHTGDFPAEFTDKLGIRFNRSHYFVMIMGWEMHAFRIGDNQEQPTVMQLMNDVELPELSAYAYGVELPQADQLALIVGFNAEIGHEGSLDARIEPIVKKLQWMVVEHTGVAPAIGIGNRYTYPKQLNQSYIEASTALEASMLHGQGSSTYFNDLSGSAVQDSSFWVPKDVLLKLVQSLKQGSYDVAVQMVSTALNTLKSEMPSVPLLRCICFDILNTMLKTASELGIHHVVDQLPRITSYDSLEDLEKKLTGLAAEICAHVEAKSETEESSLMDEIVAYIDANFSDYDLSLGTISSKFTISSSYFSRSFKEKIGMNFTQYIWQKRVDEVIRLLLHTTDPLKDIITRVGYLDTPNFIRKFKKETGYTPGQYRKMHRPNGSADSPDDDDEECIG; this is encoded by the coding sequence ATGAAATGGAATCACTTCAAGTCCAAGCTTCTGCTTAAGTACACACTATCCTATATCTCCATCTTCCTTATCCCTCTTGTTATATTAACCATCATTATTTATCACAATGCTGTGAACACGCTCCGTTCAGAGATTGAACAGACCAATGTTAATCAGCTCACTCAAGCCAAAACGGTCATTGATGATCGCATGAAGGAACTACAGGACATCGCGTTTCGCATCGCCTATGATGAGCAGTTAACGCGGTATTGGACCCACCATCCGTACTATAGCCGAGAATCCATTGGCGCATTGGTCAAATACAAAGCCACCAGTTCCATTATCGATGAGTTATTCCTGTTCTTCCGCGGAGATGATAATATCTATTCTTCTCAAGGCTCTGAGAATCTGAATGTATTCACTGGCCGCTACAAATTTAATACCTGGAACCAAGCAGACATGATCCGGGATTTGAATAACGTCCCGTTTCCCACGATACGACCAGCCGAGCAGGTCGTCCAAGGAACCCGAATCCCCAATTCCATGCTGGCCTACCTTGTACCGATTGCACCTAATAATACGCCCGCCCATGGAACCGTCATGTACCTGATTCACGAGTCCAATCTGACGGGCTTAATTGATTCGATCCTCAGCGACTATCACGGGATGACTTATATTTTCGATAATTACGGGCAAGTACTGGCAGCCAATTACAAAGGAGAAATCATATCCGAACAGGAAGTCAACGCTCTGTTTGCACTTGAACCGGGAACGCACAGCATCTCCTTAAATCAAGAACCCCACTCGGTTGTATCCGTTAAATCGGATGCGGGTTGGACTTATGTCACCGCTATGCCAAGCAACCAGTTTTTCAGCCGAATTGTGCATATTCGGACCTTTATTATCCTTGTATTCTCCTTTGTGGTGACGATGGGTACGATCCTTGCCATCATGTTGGCACGAAGACAATACCATCCCATTTCAGACTTAATGGAGTTCATCCGGTTGAAGAATGATCCGGATACGTCCTCAACCACCAACGAGCTGGAATGGATCAAGAAAACACTGCATGATTATAGTCAGCGTGTAGATCTTCAGGAGCCCTATGCGCGCAATCATATTTTACTTATGTTGCTGAAGCACGGTCACACCGGAGATTTCCCCGCTGAGTTTACGGATAAGCTTGGCATACGCTTCAACCGATCCCATTATTTTGTCATGATCATGGGCTGGGAGATGCATGCTTTTCGTATCGGTGATAACCAAGAGCAACCAACTGTCATGCAGCTGATGAACGATGTGGAGCTGCCAGAGTTGTCTGCATATGCTTACGGCGTGGAGCTGCCACAGGCAGACCAATTGGCCCTTATCGTGGGATTCAATGCCGAAATTGGGCATGAAGGTAGCCTCGATGCCCGTATAGAGCCCATTGTTAAAAAACTGCAATGGATGGTAGTAGAACACACCGGGGTCGCGCCCGCAATCGGGATAGGCAATAGATACACTTATCCTAAACAGCTGAATCAGTCCTACATCGAGGCATCCACCGCTCTGGAAGCATCGATGCTGCACGGACAGGGTAGCAGTACATACTTTAACGACCTTTCCGGTTCCGCTGTACAGGATTCTTCCTTCTGGGTCCCTAAGGATGTGTTATTAAAGCTGGTTCAGAGCTTAAAACAAGGCAGCTATGATGTGGCGGTTCAGATGGTATCAACCGCGTTGAATACCCTGAAATCCGAAATGCCATCTGTACCGCTGCTGCGTTGCATCTGCTTTGATATTCTGAATACAATGCTCAAAACCGCCTCGGAGCTTGGAATCCATCATGTGGTTGATCAACTTCCAAGGATCACTTCCTATGACTCACTGGAGGATCTGGAGAAAAAACTTACAGGTCTTGCCGCCGAAATCTGCGCCCATGTCGAGGCGAAGAGCGAGACGGAAGAAAGCTCTCTGATGGATGAAATCGTTGCTTATATTGATGCCAATTTCTCGGATTATGACCTCAGTCTAGGTACGATTTCATCGAAATTTACGATCTCTTCATCCTATTTCAGTCGTTCTTTCAAAGAAAAGATCGGCATGAATTTCACCCAATATATCTGGCAGAAACGGGTGGATGAGGTCATACGGCTGCTGCTGCATACAACCGATCCGCTAAAAGATATCATCACCCGCGTCGGTTATCTGGACACACCAAACTTCATCCGCAAATTCAAAAAAGAAACGGGTTATACCCCAGGGCAATACCGTAAAATGCACCGTCCCAACGGCTCCGCCGATTCCCCGGATGATGATGACGAGGAGTGTATTGGATAA
- a CDS encoding glycoside hydrolase family 43 protein, translated as MKYTNPVIPGFYPDPSICRVDENYYLVTSTFEYFPGVPIFHSKDLVNWRQIGHVLTTTEQLPLANAGSSGGIYAPTLRYHDGWFYMTTTNVSGGGNFYVRSAKPEGPWSAPIFVDQGGIDPSFLFDEDGRVYFQTACNGNEGEGIYQCEIDLKNGTRLTDSQLIWTGTGGAAPEAPHMYKINGLYYLMIAEGGTEYGHMETIARSTEPYGPFDPCPHNPILSNRSMKSSIHATGHADLVQIQDGSWWAVSLGIRPAGYPMRHHLGRETFLAPVTWTENGWPMIGVHGHIEQEMTGPLLAEHLWSPQAIRDDFDEASLGLNWIFLRNPAPGSWTLTENPGRLTLRGHSVSLDEGRNPAFIGRRLSHFLCNMATELYYEPIASGEEAGLTVFMNHKYHYDLAVTRIDGQKRIVLRRTVGSLRTEQVLDCDKGPVVLQIKADRNHFTFLYQQGSSDAIEVGSGETHLLSTEVASGFTGVMIAMYAYAPSEECTPASFDWFDYEPLEE; from the coding sequence ATGAAATATACCAATCCGGTGATTCCGGGGTTTTATCCAGATCCGAGTATCTGCCGTGTAGATGAAAACTATTATCTGGTAACCAGTACCTTTGAATATTTCCCTGGTGTACCCATCTTCCATAGCAAGGACCTTGTGAACTGGAGACAGATCGGCCATGTCCTCACAACAACCGAGCAGCTCCCTTTAGCGAACGCAGGCAGCTCTGGCGGCATTTATGCCCCTACTCTCCGGTACCATGATGGCTGGTTCTATATGACAACAACCAATGTCAGCGGCGGTGGAAATTTTTATGTACGTAGTGCTAAGCCTGAGGGACCATGGTCTGCTCCGATTTTTGTTGATCAGGGGGGCATTGATCCCTCTTTTCTCTTCGATGAAGATGGACGTGTGTATTTTCAAACGGCCTGCAACGGCAATGAGGGCGAGGGCATCTATCAGTGCGAGATAGACCTTAAGAACGGAACGAGACTAACAGATAGCCAACTAATCTGGACCGGAACCGGAGGAGCAGCCCCCGAAGCTCCCCACATGTATAAAATAAACGGCCTCTACTATCTGATGATCGCCGAAGGCGGAACCGAGTATGGTCATATGGAGACCATTGCTCGAAGTACAGAGCCATACGGACCATTTGATCCATGTCCTCATAATCCGATTCTGTCCAATCGGAGCATGAAATCCAGCATCCACGCAACCGGTCATGCAGACCTTGTCCAGATTCAGGATGGAAGCTGGTGGGCCGTATCTCTTGGCATTCGTCCAGCAGGTTATCCCATGCGGCACCATCTGGGACGCGAAACGTTCCTGGCACCTGTCACTTGGACGGAAAACGGTTGGCCAATGATCGGTGTGCATGGACATATCGAGCAGGAGATGACTGGGCCTTTGTTGGCTGAGCATCTTTGGTCGCCTCAGGCTATCCGGGATGATTTTGACGAAGCATCATTAGGCTTGAACTGGATCTTCTTGCGTAACCCGGCTCCGGGTAGTTGGACGCTTACAGAAAATCCAGGGCGGCTCACCTTGCGTGGTCATTCGGTTTCACTTGATGAGGGTAGAAATCCAGCCTTTATTGGGCGTCGATTGAGCCATTTCTTATGCAATATGGCGACCGAGCTATATTATGAGCCGATTGCAAGTGGCGAGGAGGCTGGATTAACGGTATTTATGAATCATAAATATCATTATGATTTGGCTGTAACTCGGATTGACGGTCAGAAGAGAATCGTATTGCGGCGAACCGTCGGCTCCCTGCGAACCGAACAGGTGCTTGACTGTGACAAAGGGCCTGTTGTATTACAAATCAAGGCTGACCGTAATCACTTTACGTTCCTCTATCAGCAAGGTTCATCCGATGCCATTGAAGTGGGTTCAGGAGAAACACATCTGTTATCTACCGAAGTGGCGAGTGGTTTCACAGGTGTGATGATAGCCATGTACGCTTATGCTCCATCGGAGGAGTGTACACCTGCAAGTTTCGATTGGTTTGACTATGAACCTCTGGAAGAATAA
- a CDS encoding helix-turn-helix domain-containing protein yields the protein MSHAYLRWFTSDQQFPFFIQYGGHDQDMELHNHVDFTELVIVLSGHATHVVNTEEFFIKKGNVFVINGDTHHAYKDPHDFRICNIMFSPEMLASAGPDLRKSNGFQALFVLEPFYRNIHSFPSKLALSISSLEYVESLISFMIEEYQSKQQGYQTMLISRLTEMVVYLSRQYDTQEKGIEGNNLMHLANAISFIEDHYLEPLSLEDIAGKSNISIRHLNRIFRSYYQMTPISYLQKLRLEKACHLLKNGNLSITEISYECGFNDSNYFTRQFKKAFGKSPKTYRQNH from the coding sequence TTGAGTCATGCATATTTGAGATGGTTTACTTCAGATCAACAGTTTCCATTTTTCATTCAGTATGGTGGACACGACCAAGACATGGAGCTTCACAATCATGTGGACTTTACGGAACTTGTCATTGTTCTGAGTGGTCATGCAACCCATGTGGTAAACACCGAGGAGTTTTTTATTAAAAAGGGGAACGTATTTGTAATTAATGGCGACACCCATCACGCGTACAAAGACCCTCATGATTTTAGGATCTGTAACATTATGTTCAGTCCTGAGATGCTTGCTTCGGCTGGACCTGATCTGAGAAAATCTAACGGCTTCCAAGCGCTGTTTGTGTTGGAACCGTTTTATCGTAATATTCACTCTTTTCCGAGTAAACTCGCGTTATCCATTTCCAGTCTGGAGTATGTGGAATCACTGATCTCGTTCATGATTGAGGAGTATCAGAGTAAACAGCAAGGGTATCAGACGATGTTGATCTCACGTCTCACGGAGATGGTTGTTTATTTGTCGAGACAATATGATACGCAGGAGAAAGGGATTGAAGGTAATAATCTGATGCATCTGGCCAATGCCATTTCATTTATTGAAGATCATTATCTAGAGCCCCTGTCGTTGGAGGATATTGCGGGGAAGTCGAACATCTCCATAAGGCATCTGAATCGGATTTTTCGATCCTATTATCAGATGACCCCGATCTCTTATCTGCAGAAGCTGCGTCTGGAGAAGGCATGTCATTTGTTGAAAAACGGGAATCTGTCCATCACGGAAATTTCGTATGAATGTGGATTTAACGACAGTAATTATTTCACCCGCCAGTTCAAGAAAGCCTTTGGCAAGTCTCCCAAAACATACAGGCAGAATCATTAA